GGCTCAATTCTCCCTTACCTAATTTTTCAACCCCTTCCTCCAAAGTTTGCAGTGGAACTGTAATAGAGCGAGACAGTCCATAGGCAAACACGATTGCTAGCGCCAACGCCAAACCACAAATCATAGCGATGAGCTGTCTAACTTCTTTGCGAACGGCTTTTGCTTGGTTGGTATTGGCATCATTTTGAAACACAATTAACCGATAATTCAGTTGTTGGACATCTTGCAAAATCATTCTGAGCTGGTCTTGCAGCTCAACTCTGGTAGATTGTGTATTTCCTGATTCAGAAATAGAGGGATCTAGGAGTTGTTTACACAGCTGGGAAATTCGTTGCCATTTTCGCTGTATTTCTAGAACAGAATTAAATTGGTGTGGATCATGGTGGGAGAATTCTAAGAGCCTTTCCAAACTATTTGTGATGGCCTGACTTTTTTCCTGATACTTATCCCAAGTCATGGGGCGAGATGGCCCTACCGGAGATGCCACCACATTTAAATCTAGAAATAATCCCTCAACCTCGGCCAGGGGGAACAAGGCTTCCCGACCCAAATTATCGTGCTTATCAAAACTACCTAATGCCCCTTCAAAGGAAATGATTGCCCCTGTAGCCAGCATGAGTAAGGGCACAAGCATGGCCCCTAAGCCCAATCGTAGGCGTTGGTTTAGGGAGGTTTTAGGTGTGGACCAAAAGGGCATAGAAGTACTGGTTATTCCGCAATCGGTAAAGACAAGCTCGCTGGATTAGACCGCGCAGCAATAACCTGCTTAGCAGCTTCCGGCTTCAGGGGACGAGCAAACCAATAGCCTTGCCCAAGTTCACATCCTAAGGTGTGTAGATATTGCATTTGTTCTATCGTTTCAATCCCTTCTGCCACAACATTCATCTCTAATCCATGGGCAAGGGCAATAATCGTTTTGACAATTTGATCTTGTCCTTGGCCAATCCCCCAGACAAAAGATCGATCGATTTTGAGGGTATTAATGGGCAAGTTATACAGATAATTCAAGGATGAATAGCCCGTGCCAAAATCATCCAAACTGAGGGAAATGCCTAAGTTTTGCAATTGCTCTAATCGATCGGTGACGTAGTAAGTAGACTCCATCAACACCGTTTCGGTAATTTCCAGTTTGAGATGCTGACCGGCGAGTCGGTGCAACTGTAGTAAAGATTCAACGGACTTAACAAAGTTAGGTTGCAGAAACTGTTGGCTGGACACGTTAATACTCATGGTCAACGGTACAGAAAATTGCTGCTCCCATGTCGATAGTTGTTGACAAGCCGCTTCTAAAACCCACTGTCCCAAAGGAATAATCAGCCCCGTTTCTTCGGCAACAGGAATGAACTTTTCGGGAGAAATCAGTCCTTGTTGAGGATGGTGCCATCGCAACAGGGCTTCAAAACCAACCAGCTGCTGTTGCCGCAAGCAGAAAATAGGTTGGTAATACAGTTGAAACGGGTTCTGCCCTTGATCAATCGCCTTGATGGCATATCTCAAGCTATTGCCTAACCATAAGCGAGAGCGAACTTGCCGATGCATTTTTTCATCAAAGACCACATAGCTCCCTCGACCATGGGCTTTGGCACGATACATGGCCGTATCTGCGTCTCGCAATAGTTCTTCTGGATGTTGAGACAAACTGGTGGAATGGGTAATACCCATACTGACTGAGGTAAATACTTCTTGCTGCTTGAGCTTCAGGGGCTTAGCCAAGGACCGCTGGATACGCTGGACAATTTTATGGGCTTGCTGATGATTCACCACTCCATCTAAGAGAATGGCAAACTCATCTCCTCCTAATCGAGCCAGCAAATCTTGAGGTCGCAAACTCTCTTTAAGCTGCTGAGTAATGGCAACGAGG
The Acaryochloris marina S15 genome window above contains:
- a CDS encoding GGDEF domain-containing protein, yielding MPFWSTPKTSLNQRLRLGLGAMLVPLLMLATGAIISFEGALGSFDKHDNLGREALFPLAEVEGLFLDLNVVASPVGPSRPMTWDKYQEKSQAITNSLERLLEFSHHDPHQFNSVLEIQRKWQRISQLCKQLLDPSISESGNTQSTRVELQDQLRMILQDVQQLNYRLIVFQNDANTNQAKAVRKEVRQLIAMICGLALALAIVFAYGLSRSITVPLQTLEEGVEKLGKGELSHRIALASGDELSHLAETFNLMATKLEQSQKDLYRLATLDGLTEVYNRREFNRWLRVEVEKSQRNTDQVSLIMVDIDHFKQLNDTFGHQAGDLALCEVAQLLQREVRPGDIVCRYGGEEFAVILPKTNSDDSVAIADRIRLAIAEETVILPSLQQVEMTASLGVATFPADAQTKEHLIKQADQALYGAKTSGRNRVHQAQQNVLENKVVV